The following are encoded in a window of Streptomyces sp. Go-475 genomic DNA:
- a CDS encoding aromatic acid exporter family protein → MRAAWRGPGRERDLVVQSLKAAAAAVIAWLVGGVWMGDPLALMAPWVALVLVQATVYSSLVQGARQFGAICVGTLLASAAQAVTGDTTGALALSVPVLMLLANWPRFGDQGIYAATTALFTLAAGTVSLSGVGHRVGQAALGAVIGVAVNALVLPPIHLRDVRENLVALARDVGDVLHRVAADLREGEWDGQTAAGWLSASAGLEHRLDALHSARRWSQESLRLTSGPLRALHRVPHGEAALPPVEEDERFGRITGHVTALTRALAVSVDDNRTPAPPEGRALRSYARMLELIGDACQAQADSLREGSLYGRPDDETEKAMRELHEELQDKLRRHAQEGAAHTAVLGTLLLQAENLWAETVPDDQGQ, encoded by the coding sequence ATGCGGGCGGCCTGGCGGGGCCCCGGGCGGGAGAGGGATCTGGTCGTCCAGTCGCTGAAGGCGGCCGCGGCGGCCGTGATCGCCTGGCTGGTGGGCGGGGTCTGGATGGGGGACCCACTGGCCCTGATGGCGCCCTGGGTGGCCCTGGTGCTGGTGCAGGCCACCGTCTACAGCTCGCTGGTGCAGGGCGCGCGGCAGTTCGGGGCGATCTGCGTCGGCACCCTGCTGGCTTCGGCGGCACAGGCCGTCACCGGCGACACGACCGGCGCGCTCGCCCTGTCCGTGCCGGTGCTGATGCTGCTGGCGAACTGGCCCCGCTTCGGCGACCAGGGCATCTACGCGGCGACCACCGCCCTGTTCACCCTGGCCGCGGGCACGGTCAGCCTGTCCGGCGTGGGGCACCGGGTGGGCCAGGCCGCGCTCGGCGCCGTCATCGGCGTCGCCGTCAACGCGCTCGTCCTGCCGCCGATCCATCTGCGGGACGTACGGGAGAACCTGGTGGCGCTCGCCCGGGACGTGGGGGACGTCCTGCACCGGGTCGCCGCCGACCTGCGCGAGGGCGAGTGGGACGGGCAGACCGCCGCCGGCTGGCTCAGCGCCTCGGCCGGGCTGGAGCACCGCCTGGACGCGCTGCACTCGGCACGCCGCTGGAGCCAGGAGAGCCTGCGCCTGACCTCCGGTCCGCTGCGCGCCCTGCACCGCGTACCGCACGGGGAGGCCGCGCTGCCGCCGGTGGAGGAGGACGAGCGGTTCGGCCGGATCACCGGGCACGTCACCGCCCTGACCCGGGCCCTGGCCGTGTCCGTGGACGACAACCGGACCCCCGCCCCGCCCGAGGGCCGGGCCCTGCGGTCGTACGCGCGGATGCTGGAGCTCATCGGGGACGCCTGCCAGGCGCAGGCGGACAGTCTGCGCGAGGGCAGCCTGTACGGCCGGCCGGACGACGAGACCGAGAAGGCGATGCGGGAACTCCACGAGGAACTGCAGGACAAGCTCCGCCGGCACGCCCAGGAGGGCGCCGCGCACACGGCGGTGCTCGGCACGCTCCTGCTCCAGGCGGAGAACCTCTGGGCGGAGACCGTGCCCGACGACCAAGGGCAGTGA
- a CDS encoding HAD family hydrolase yields MERAAVFDVDGTLVDTNHLHVVAWWEALRQAGHQVPMHAVHRAVGLPSTDLVAHLLGDDRDKDQDADISAGHKALYGQYFDRLPALPEAGALLRRLHREGWTVVLATSAGGAELSALRRAIDADEAIAATASADDVDRGKPAPEPVEHALELAGVPAERAVFVGDTVWDMRAGSRAGVRCVGVLCGGIPRRDLEEAGADAVYADPAHLLASLRDGPLA; encoded by the coding sequence ATGGAACGCGCGGCCGTGTTCGACGTCGACGGCACCCTGGTCGACACCAACCATCTGCACGTCGTCGCCTGGTGGGAGGCCCTCCGGCAGGCGGGCCACCAGGTGCCGATGCACGCCGTCCACCGGGCCGTGGGCCTGCCGTCCACCGACCTGGTCGCCCATCTGCTGGGTGACGACCGGGACAAGGACCAGGACGCGGACATCAGCGCCGGGCACAAGGCGCTGTACGGGCAGTACTTCGACCGGCTGCCCGCGCTGCCGGAGGCCGGGGCGCTGCTGCGGCGCCTGCACCGGGAGGGCTGGACGGTGGTGCTGGCCACCTCGGCGGGCGGCGCGGAGCTGAGCGCGCTGCGCCGGGCGATCGACGCCGACGAGGCCATCGCCGCCACGGCCAGTGCCGACGACGTCGACCGGGGCAAACCGGCCCCCGAGCCGGTCGAGCACGCCCTGGAGCTGGCCGGGGTGCCGGCGGAGCGGGCGGTGTTCGTCGGCGACACGGTGTGGGACATGCGCGCGGGCAGCCGGGCCGGGGTGCGCTGTGTGGGCGTGCTGTGCGGCGGCATCCCGCGGAGGGACCTGGAGGAGGCAGGCGCGGACGCGGTCTACGCCGACCCCGCGCACCTCCTCGCCTCGCTCCGGGACGGCCCCCTGGCGTGA
- a CDS encoding PHP domain-containing protein has product MDPVEALDRIAFLLERSLAPTYRVRAFRTAARVLKELGGDEVRRRAGDGSLEQLKGVGPKTAQVVREALDGQVPGYLEKLEAEAREPRPARGGEKLRALLRGDCHLHSDWSDGGSPIEEMGRAAAALGHEWAALTDHSPRLTVARGLSAERLREQLDVVAELNESWAPFRLLTGIECDILEDGSLDQEPELLDRLDVVVVSVHSKLRMDARSMTRRMVAAVRDPHSDVLGHCTGRLLTGRGRPESEFDADEVFAALAETGTALEINSRPERLDPPRRLLRRAVDAGVLFSVDTDAHAPGQLDWQINGCARAEECGVPPERVVTTWSLDELLAWTRERRVPSG; this is encoded by the coding sequence ATGGACCCCGTCGAGGCACTGGACCGGATCGCCTTCCTGCTGGAGCGGTCCCTGGCGCCGACGTACCGCGTGCGCGCCTTCCGTACGGCGGCCCGGGTGCTGAAGGAACTGGGCGGGGACGAGGTGCGCCGGCGGGCGGGCGACGGTTCGCTGGAGCAGCTCAAGGGGGTCGGCCCGAAGACCGCGCAGGTGGTGCGGGAGGCGCTGGACGGGCAGGTGCCGGGCTATCTGGAGAAGCTGGAGGCCGAGGCGCGGGAGCCGCGGCCCGCGCGGGGCGGGGAGAAGCTGCGGGCGCTGCTGCGCGGGGACTGCCATCTCCACTCCGACTGGTCCGACGGCGGCAGCCCGATCGAGGAGATGGGCCGGGCCGCGGCGGCGCTGGGACACGAGTGGGCGGCGCTGACCGACCACTCGCCGCGGCTGACGGTGGCCCGCGGGCTGTCGGCCGAGCGGCTGCGCGAGCAGCTGGACGTGGTGGCGGAGCTGAACGAGTCCTGGGCGCCGTTCCGGCTGCTGACCGGCATCGAGTGCGACATCCTCGAGGACGGCTCGCTCGACCAGGAGCCGGAGCTGCTGGACCGGCTCGACGTCGTGGTGGTGTCGGTCCACTCCAAGCTGCGGATGGACGCCCGCTCGATGACCCGGCGGATGGTGGCCGCCGTCCGTGACCCGCACTCGGACGTGCTCGGGCACTGCACGGGGCGGCTGCTGACCGGGCGGGGGCGGCCGGAGTCGGAGTTCGACGCGGACGAGGTGTTCGCGGCGCTCGCCGAGACGGGCACGGCCCTGGAGATCAACAGCAGGCCGGAGCGGCTCGACCCGCCGCGGCGGCTGCTGCGCCGGGCCGTGGACGCGGGGGTGCTGTTCTCCGTCGACACCGACGCGCACGCGCCGGGGCAGCTGGACTGGCAGATCAACGGGTGCGCGCGGGCGGAGGAGTGCGGGGTGCCGCCCGAGCGGGTGGTGACGACGTGGTCCCTGGACGAGCTGCTGGCGTGGACCCGTGAGCGGCGCGTGCCGTCCGGCTGA
- a CDS encoding SDR family oxidoreductase, which yields MSAPTASPGKVAVITGADSGIGRATAVRLAEAGLDVGITWHSDGKGAEETADEVRAHGRRAEVARMDLTRLPEAADTVDELCERLGRLDVLVNNAGTGTMTPFLDLELPKVREVLDVDLVGPFLCGQKAARHMIRQGDGGRIVNVTSVHEHQPRVGAAPYCAAKGGLGLLTQVMALELAEHGITVNAVAPGEISTPMTGQEDTDPHTESRPGIPLGRPGDAREVAAVIAFLAGPDASYVTGASWSVDGGMLRMGPQAGSHLTGDDWRRP from the coding sequence ATGTCCGCCCCCACCGCGTCCCCCGGCAAGGTCGCCGTGATCACCGGCGCCGACTCCGGCATCGGCAGGGCCACCGCCGTGCGCCTCGCCGAGGCGGGCCTGGACGTCGGCATCACCTGGCACAGCGACGGGAAGGGCGCGGAGGAGACCGCCGACGAGGTCCGCGCGCACGGGCGGCGCGCCGAGGTCGCCCGGATGGACCTCACCCGGCTGCCCGAGGCCGCCGACACCGTCGACGAGCTGTGCGAGCGCCTCGGCCGCCTCGACGTGCTGGTCAACAACGCCGGCACCGGCACCATGACGCCCTTCCTCGACCTGGAGCTGCCGAAGGTCCGCGAGGTCCTCGACGTCGACCTCGTCGGGCCGTTCCTGTGCGGCCAGAAGGCGGCCCGGCACATGATCCGGCAGGGGGACGGCGGCAGGATCGTCAACGTCACCTCCGTCCACGAGCACCAGCCGCGCGTGGGCGCCGCCCCGTACTGCGCCGCCAAGGGCGGCCTCGGCCTGCTCACCCAGGTCATGGCGCTCGAACTCGCCGAGCACGGCATCACCGTCAACGCCGTCGCGCCCGGCGAGATCTCCACGCCCATGACCGGGCAGGAGGACACCGACCCGCACACCGAGAGCCGCCCCGGCATCCCGCTCGGGAGGCCCGGTGACGCCCGCGAGGTCGCCGCCGTCATCGCCTTCCTCGCCGGACCGGACGCGTCCTACGTCACCGGCGCCTCCTGGAGCGTCGACGGCGGCATGCTGCGGATGGGCCCCCAGGCCGGCTCGCACCTCACCGGCGACGACTGGCGGCGCCCCTGA
- a CDS encoding VanZ family protein, which translates to MAGAVSRPRTARSGRERRPLPLPLRVLAMLCAFAFMVAFAAVLARLTLQPSPASEALTHSNLRPGSSLKAYLDQPELRDAVRQIGGNILLGVPFGVLVPVVAPRTRGILRVLFLTAVVMLLVEFAQGALVTGRAFDIDDVILNTTGALIGYLLLGRRLSRAVHARRPRRDRAGKATAGS; encoded by the coding sequence ATGGCCGGTGCAGTGTCACGTCCCCGGACCGCCCGGTCCGGGCGAGAGCGTCGCCCGCTTCCGCTGCCCTTGCGGGTGCTGGCGATGCTGTGCGCCTTCGCGTTCATGGTCGCGTTCGCCGCGGTGCTGGCACGGCTGACCCTGCAGCCCTCGCCCGCCTCGGAGGCGCTGACCCACAGCAATCTGCGGCCGGGCAGTTCGCTGAAGGCCTATCTCGACCAGCCGGAGCTGCGGGACGCCGTCCGGCAGATCGGCGGCAACATCCTGCTGGGCGTCCCCTTCGGCGTCCTCGTCCCCGTGGTCGCCCCGCGCACCCGCGGCATCCTGCGCGTCCTGTTCCTGACGGCCGTGGTGATGCTCCTGGTGGAGTTCGCCCAGGGCGCCCTGGTCACCGGCCGCGCCTTCGACATCGACGACGTCATCCTCAACACGACGGGCGCGCTGATCGGTTACCTCCTCCTGGGCCGCCGCCTCAGCCGCGCGGTCCACGCCCGCAGGCCCCGCCGGGACCGAGCGGGGAAGGCGACAGCGGGCAGCTGA
- a CDS encoding DUF4230 domain-containing protein, translating to MTTPVKRLPRRMPGWAKVVAALVLVLVVFFAGIRLSVLPGLKDLFGTETHDRSGPALLQSIQDISRYDAASGNFQVVVDLEKDAKFLPDAIRGTRTLYVGAGTVDAYVDLGKVGENDVQVNGDRTSATLRLPHAQLGKPALDPDRSYAVSKQRGLFDRLGDLFSDNPNGEQAVQRLAVRHIGDAAKESELTARAESNTTGMLEGLLRSLGFEEVNVSYGN from the coding sequence ATGACGACTCCCGTCAAGCGCCTCCCCAGGCGCATGCCCGGCTGGGCCAAGGTGGTGGCCGCGCTCGTGCTGGTGCTCGTCGTGTTCTTCGCCGGGATCCGGCTGAGCGTGCTCCCGGGCCTGAAGGACCTGTTCGGCACCGAGACCCACGACCGGTCCGGCCCCGCGCTGCTGCAGTCCATCCAGGACATCAGCCGCTACGACGCCGCCTCCGGCAACTTCCAGGTCGTCGTGGACCTGGAGAAGGACGCGAAGTTCCTCCCCGACGCGATCCGCGGCACCCGCACCCTGTACGTCGGCGCGGGCACCGTCGACGCCTACGTCGACCTGGGCAAGGTCGGCGAGAACGACGTGCAGGTCAACGGCGACCGCACGTCCGCCACGCTCCGGCTGCCCCACGCGCAACTGGGCAAGCCGGCCCTCGACCCCGACCGCTCCTACGCCGTCTCCAAGCAGCGCGGTCTCTTCGACCGCCTCGGCGACCTGTTCTCGGACAACCCGAACGGCGAACAGGCCGTGCAGCGACTCGCGGTACGGCACATCGGCGACGCGGCGAAGGAGAGCGAGCTGACCGCCCGCGCCGAGTCGAACACCACCGGCATGCTCGAAGGCCTGCTGCGCTCCCTGGGCTTCGAGGAGGTGAACGTCTCGTACGGGAACTGA
- a CDS encoding anti-sigma factor antagonist: MRQEPAPLTRQLRVRHERGHTVLEFRGEIDLAAATEIAPHLDRETNRPAARIVIDLSRIEFFDCSGLRLLYRARSRVLDRGGYVLLVCSHPLTLRVLRITGLSRLLPPQPTLDAALQQPEATSRP, from the coding sequence GTGCGGCAGGAACCTGCACCGCTCACCCGGCAGCTGCGCGTCCGCCACGAACGGGGGCACACGGTGCTGGAGTTCCGCGGCGAGATCGACCTCGCCGCGGCCACGGAGATCGCCCCGCACCTGGACCGGGAGACGAACCGCCCCGCCGCCCGGATCGTGATCGACCTCAGCCGGATCGAGTTCTTCGACTGCTCGGGCCTGCGGCTGCTGTACCGGGCCAGGAGCCGGGTGCTCGACCGGGGCGGGTACGTGCTCCTCGTCTGCTCCCACCCGCTGACCCTGCGCGTCCTGCGGATCACCGGCCTGTCCCGGCTGCTGCCGCCGCAGCCGACACTCGACGCGGCCCTGCAGCAGCCGGAGGCCACGTCCCGTCCCTGA
- a CDS encoding MarR family transcriptional regulator — translation MLDTQVTKAPPSLLYMVKQVELVVRSHLDELVRPSGITALQYTALTVLERHDGLSAAQLARDSFVTAQSIADLVRSLEGRGLVRRERNPRNRRELLILLTDAGRELLARHAGPVRELEERMVRDLTAHQTEQFRQALTKAWHALS, via the coding sequence ATGCTCGACACACAGGTGACCAAGGCGCCCCCTTCCCTGCTCTACATGGTCAAGCAGGTGGAGCTCGTCGTGCGCTCCCACCTCGACGAGCTGGTGAGACCGTCCGGAATCACCGCCCTCCAGTACACCGCGCTGACCGTGCTGGAGCGACACGACGGACTGTCGGCGGCCCAGCTGGCGCGTGACTCCTTCGTCACCGCGCAGTCGATCGCCGACCTCGTGCGTTCCCTGGAGGGCCGCGGCCTGGTGCGCCGGGAGCGCAATCCCCGCAACCGCCGGGAGCTGCTGATCCTGCTCACCGACGCCGGACGCGAGCTGCTCGCGCGGCACGCCGGGCCCGTCCGGGAGCTGGAGGAGCGGATGGTGCGCGACCTCACGGCGCACCAGACCGAGCAGTTCCGCCAGGCACTCACCAAGGCCTGGCACGCCCTGTCGTAG
- a CDS encoding aldehyde dehydrogenase family protein, which produces MTTFEKEPGQLFIGGRWREAADGARTEVVDPSRGTVVTTVAEAGPADVDAAVRAARAAYEDGAWSGLSGRERGRVLHRVAQLIRENADEIAALESLDVGKPITLCGAVDVTNAANDYEYYANLAQSQDGALRDTPMNALAYTKREPLGVVAAITPFNFPLILAGSKIGPALAAGNTVVHKPADETPLSALYMARLFQEAGVPDGVVNVVTGAGPVAGEALLRHRGVDKVAFTGSTAIGRHVASVAGEALKPVTMELGGNAAHLVFEDADLEKAVGAVIKGFVFNTGQFCMGGPRLLVARSVYSTLLGILAEAVPGVPVGDPRDPNTVIGPMAAAKHLKKVEEYVALARKEGARIVCGGERLDLDGGYYYKPTVIADLANDSRVIQEEIFGPVLTVQPFDDEDEAVALANSTPYGLASGVQTTNLARAHRVADRLQAGIVWVNDWAMLDPAVPFGGVKDSGYGREYGPEALAGYTKVKSVVVSLD; this is translated from the coding sequence ATGACCACCTTCGAGAAGGAACCCGGGCAGCTGTTCATCGGGGGCCGGTGGCGCGAGGCCGCGGACGGGGCGCGTACCGAGGTGGTCGACCCGTCCCGGGGCACGGTCGTCACCACCGTCGCGGAGGCGGGCCCCGCCGACGTCGACGCGGCCGTACGGGCCGCCCGCGCGGCCTACGAGGACGGCGCCTGGTCCGGGCTGAGCGGCCGTGAGCGCGGCCGGGTGCTGCACCGCGTCGCGCAGCTGATCCGCGAGAACGCCGACGAGATCGCCGCACTGGAGAGCCTCGACGTCGGCAAGCCGATCACCCTGTGCGGCGCGGTCGACGTGACGAACGCGGCCAACGACTACGAGTACTACGCGAACCTCGCCCAGAGCCAGGACGGCGCCCTGCGCGACACCCCCATGAACGCCCTCGCCTACACCAAGCGGGAGCCGCTCGGCGTGGTCGCCGCGATCACCCCGTTCAACTTCCCGCTGATCCTCGCCGGTTCCAAGATCGGCCCGGCGCTCGCGGCCGGCAACACGGTCGTCCACAAGCCCGCCGACGAGACCCCGCTCAGCGCCCTGTACATGGCCCGGCTGTTCCAGGAGGCCGGCGTCCCCGACGGCGTGGTCAACGTCGTGACGGGCGCCGGACCGGTGGCCGGCGAGGCGCTGCTGCGCCACCGGGGCGTCGACAAGGTCGCCTTCACCGGCTCCACGGCGATCGGCCGGCACGTGGCGAGCGTCGCGGGCGAGGCGCTCAAGCCCGTCACCATGGAGCTCGGCGGGAACGCCGCCCACCTCGTCTTCGAGGACGCCGACCTGGAGAAGGCGGTCGGCGCCGTCATCAAGGGCTTCGTCTTCAACACCGGCCAGTTCTGCATGGGCGGCCCGCGCCTGCTGGTGGCCCGCTCGGTCTACTCCACGCTGCTCGGCATCCTCGCCGAGGCCGTGCCGGGCGTGCCGGTCGGCGACCCGCGCGACCCGAACACGGTCATCGGCCCGATGGCGGCCGCGAAGCACCTGAAGAAGGTGGAGGAGTACGTCGCCCTGGCCCGCAAGGAGGGCGCCCGGATCGTCTGCGGCGGCGAGCGGCTCGACCTGGACGGCGGCTACTACTACAAGCCCACCGTCATCGCCGACCTGGCCAACGACTCCCGGGTGATCCAGGAGGAGATCTTCGGCCCCGTCCTCACCGTGCAGCCCTTCGACGACGAGGACGAGGCCGTCGCCCTCGCCAACTCCACGCCGTACGGCCTGGCCTCGGGCGTGCAGACCACCAACCTCGCCCGCGCCCACCGCGTCGCCGACCGGCTCCAGGCCGGCATCGTCTGGGTCAACGACTGGGCGATGCTCGACCCCGCGGTGCCCTTCGGCGGCGTCAAGGACTCCGGCTACGGCCGCGAGTACGGCCCCGAGGCCCTCGCCGGTTACACCAAGGTCAAGTCCGTCGTCGTCTCGCTCGACTGA
- a CDS encoding NAD(P)-dependent alcohol dehydrogenase has translation MPTTTRAAVVESGGAPFTLSDVVLDEPGPHEALVRMVATGLCHTDLGVASGGLPFPLPGVLGHEGAGVVEAVGPAVTGVAPGDHVLLSFTSCGDCRNCRGGHPAYCATWLPLNLLGGSRADGSSTITRGGEALGGHFFGQSSFAERALADERSLVKVDPDVPLESIAPLGCGVQTGVGAVWNVLKPDTGSTVVVLGTGAVGLSAVMAAALTPATRIVAVDRVAERLSLARELGATHTVDTSTTELGEALTGITDGQGADGVVETTGNVGVLRQGVDALAARGTLVVVGAPPFGTEVSLDVNGLLGGKRIVGLTLGDSETQTTIPALVRLVKDGRLPLHRLIGTYPFGDIDRAVQDMRSGKTIKPVLTF, from the coding sequence ATGCCCACCACCACCCGTGCCGCGGTCGTCGAGTCCGGCGGCGCGCCCTTCACCCTCTCCGACGTCGTCCTCGACGAGCCCGGCCCGCACGAGGCGCTGGTCCGCATGGTCGCCACCGGCCTGTGCCACACCGACCTCGGCGTGGCGAGCGGCGGACTGCCCTTCCCGCTGCCCGGGGTTCTCGGCCACGAGGGCGCGGGCGTCGTCGAGGCCGTCGGCCCCGCCGTCACCGGCGTCGCGCCCGGCGACCACGTCCTGCTCTCCTTCACCTCCTGCGGCGACTGCCGCAACTGCCGCGGCGGGCACCCCGCGTACTGCGCGACCTGGCTGCCGCTGAACCTGCTGGGCGGCAGCCGCGCCGACGGGTCGAGCACCATCACCCGGGGCGGCGAGGCCCTGGGCGGCCACTTCTTCGGCCAGTCCTCCTTCGCCGAGCGGGCGCTGGCCGACGAGCGGAGCCTCGTCAAGGTCGACCCGGACGTGCCGCTGGAGTCCATCGCCCCGCTGGGCTGCGGCGTGCAGACCGGTGTGGGGGCCGTCTGGAACGTGCTGAAGCCGGACACCGGCAGCACGGTCGTCGTGCTGGGCACCGGGGCGGTCGGCCTGTCGGCCGTGATGGCGGCGGCCCTGACCCCGGCCACCCGGATCGTCGCCGTCGACCGCGTCGCCGAACGCCTGTCGCTCGCCCGCGAGCTGGGCGCCACGCACACCGTCGACACGAGCACGACGGAGCTGGGCGAGGCGCTCACCGGCATCACGGACGGCCAGGGCGCGGACGGTGTCGTGGAGACCACGGGCAACGTCGGCGTCCTGCGCCAGGGCGTCGACGCGCTCGCCGCCCGCGGCACCCTGGTCGTCGTCGGCGCCCCGCCCTTCGGCACCGAGGTCTCCCTGGACGTCAACGGCCTGCTCGGCGGCAAGCGGATCGTCGGCCTCACCCTCGGCGACAGCGAGACCCAGACCACGATCCCGGCGCTGGTCCGCCTGGTGAAGGACGGCCGGCTGCCGTTGCACCGCCTGATCGGTACGTATCCCTTCGGGGACATCGACCGGGCGGTGCAGGACATGCGGTCGGGCAAGACGATCAAGCCGGTGCTGACGTTCTGA
- a CDS encoding cellulase family glycosylhydrolase: MRDIRRPAHHRSRGPGRLASLLLVLAVMLGLAGGTSTAATDDTAEPTGSAIRVPARAMDAVAAMQPSWNLGNTLDAIPDETNWGNPKVTRELFTTIRKEGFRSVRIPVTWTDHQSATAPYTVDAAFMSRVKEVVDWALDEGLYVVLNVHHDSWQWIKKMPADHDGVLARFNSTWTQISKTFRDEPRTLLFESVNEPQFENATAEQKAKLLNELNTSFHKIVRSSGGRNTDRMLALPTDGCTPSQNLMDDLYTTIKSLNDRNLVATVHYYSWYPFSVNVAGGTHYDDKAQNDLNDAFARMRDTFVARGIPVYLGEYGLLGYPDTNHPSRVERGEALKYYEHLSYAARLVGVTTALWDPGTWAYLNRETMKWSDPALMAWIKSSWTMRSATASFDKVFLEKKEPITAQGVTLNLNGTKFRGLWHGKTKLVEGRDYTLFDRTRLVITAGTLTRLSGEREYGVNATLQARFSRGLPWQIEVVTYDEPVLSSATGKTDAFTIPTQYKGDTLATMEARYGDGSNAGQTDWTPYQEFNKSFKPDYANGTIVLPPEFLDALRDGELVTLTFHFYSGKKVMYHIKKSGDSVTGTRVTPAS; encoded by the coding sequence ATGAGGGACATACGACGACCCGCGCACCACCGCAGCCGCGGCCCCGGCCGCCTGGCCTCCCTGCTCCTGGTGCTCGCCGTCATGCTCGGACTGGCCGGCGGCACCTCGACCGCCGCGACCGACGACACGGCAGAACCGACAGGGTCCGCGATCAGAGTTCCGGCCCGCGCCATGGACGCCGTCGCCGCGATGCAACCCAGCTGGAACCTGGGCAACACCCTTGACGCCATTCCGGACGAGACGAACTGGGGCAACCCGAAGGTCACCAGGGAACTGTTCACCACCATCCGCAAGGAAGGTTTCCGCAGCGTCCGGATCCCGGTGACCTGGACCGACCACCAGTCCGCCACCGCCCCCTACACCGTCGACGCCGCGTTCATGAGCCGCGTCAAGGAGGTCGTCGACTGGGCGCTCGACGAGGGCCTGTACGTCGTGCTCAACGTCCACCACGACTCATGGCAGTGGATCAAGAAGATGCCCGCCGACCACGACGGAGTGCTGGCCCGCTTCAACTCCACCTGGACCCAGATCTCCAAGACGTTCCGCGACGAGCCGCGCACCCTGCTCTTCGAGAGCGTCAACGAGCCGCAGTTCGAGAACGCCACGGCCGAGCAGAAGGCCAAGCTCCTGAACGAGCTGAACACCTCCTTCCACAAGATCGTCCGCTCCTCGGGCGGCAGGAACACCGACCGCATGCTCGCGCTGCCCACGGACGGGTGCACGCCCTCCCAGAACCTCATGGACGACCTGTACACCACGATCAAGTCGCTGAACGACCGCAATCTCGTCGCCACCGTGCACTACTACAGCTGGTACCCGTTCAGTGTGAACGTCGCGGGCGGCACCCACTACGACGACAAAGCCCAGAACGACCTCAACGACGCCTTCGCCCGGATGCGCGACACCTTCGTCGCGAGGGGCATTCCCGTCTACCTCGGTGAGTACGGCCTGCTCGGCTATCCCGACACCAACCATCCCTCCCGCGTCGAGCGGGGCGAGGCGCTGAAGTACTACGAGCACCTGTCGTACGCGGCACGTCTCGTCGGTGTCACCACCGCGCTGTGGGATCCCGGAACCTGGGCCTACCTGAACCGGGAGACCATGAAGTGGTCGGACCCCGCCCTGATGGCCTGGATCAAGTCCAGCTGGACCATGCGTTCGGCAACGGCCTCCTTCGACAAGGTCTTCCTGGAGAAGAAGGAGCCGATCACGGCCCAGGGGGTCACCCTGAATCTGAACGGAACCAAGTTCCGGGGCCTGTGGCACGGCAAGACCAAACTCGTCGAGGGACGGGACTACACCCTCTTCGACAGGACGCGGCTCGTCATCACGGCCGGCACGCTGACCCGGTTGAGCGGCGAGCGCGAGTACGGGGTGAACGCCACGCTCCAGGCCCGGTTCTCCCGCGGGCTTCCCTGGCAGATCGAGGTGGTCACCTACGACGAGCCGGTGCTGTCCAGCGCCACGGGCAAGACCGACGCGTTCACCATCCCCACCCAGTACAAGGGTGACACGCTGGCCACCATGGAGGCCAGGTACGGCGACGGCAGCAACGCCGGCCAGACCGACTGGACTCCGTACCAGGAGTTCAACAAGTCCTTCAAGCCGGACTACGCGAACGGCACGATCGTCCTGCCCCCCGAGTTCCTTGACGCGCTGCGCGACGGCGAACTGGTGACACTGACCTTCCACTTCTACAGCGGCAAGAAGGTCATGTATCACATCAAGAAGTCCGGCGACTCGGTCACCGGCACCCGCGTCACACCCGCCTCCTGA